The DNA window CGATTTGTCGATGCACCTTGTGAAAGAGATCTATCACCGGGATTTCGAACTGTTCAAATACGATTTTGACGATCCGTCGAACAAGATGCCCATCGGCGAGATCGACCTGGACGAGGTGCACGCCAAGCTGGGTGAGTGAGCGGGGTGCGCGTGCCGCGCACGCAGGTGGGTCTCGTCGTCGTGCCTCCTCCTCGGGCGCTTGGCGGGCGTGACGCTTGCGCCCGGCCATCGACGAGATGGCGAGCGTGGTGATTTGAGTATTTAGGGCAAGAAAAAGCGGGCAAACGTTTTCTTAACCAAGCCTGGTCAAGATAGGGTTGCGGTACAGGCTGGAGAGCCGATGATCGTGCAAGGAAAAGCCGCGTTCGGGCTTCGGGTCTGCATCGGCGCAGTGCCGACCGACGCCCGGCCCGGACGCGCATCCATGGCTTTTTCTTGCTTCAAATACTCGAATTGCCCGCCGCGGGCCTTTTGTACGACCGTCTGGCGATTGTGCCGTCCGTCGGTACCGACAAGGAAAACTCCGTTTTCCGATACGGTTTCCGTCAAAGAAAATGGCGCGGGTCAGATCAGCCCTTCTGCCTTGAAAAGCGTCCTGACGTCGGTGTCGGGTCGGGCACCATAATGGGTGATGACCTCGGCGGCGGCGATACAGCCCATTCGGCCCGCGACCTGAAGCGACGCGCCGGTGGCCAGCCCGTAGAGAAAGCCCGCCGCGAACTGGTCGCCGGCGCCGGTGGTGTCAACGGGTGTGATCTCTTCTACGGGGGCGGTCACGGTCTCTTCTCCGCGCACGATGACCACGTCATGGCCCGAGCGGGTGCAGACGATCAGGCCGCTTTCGGCGGCGGCTTGTTCCAGCGCGGCGCCGAGGTCTTCGGTTTCGTAAAGCGCGCACCACTCGTGTTCGTTGCCAATGACATAGTCGAGCTCGGTCACCAGCTTGCGGAAATCGGCGCGGTGCCGGTCGACGCAGAACGGGTCCGAGAGGGTGATGCCGGCCATGCCACCCGCCTCGCGGCAGGCGCGGGCGGCGGCGAGGAACGCGGCCTTGCCCTTGTCCTTGTCAAAGAGATAGCCCTCGAGAAAAAGCAGACCGGCCCCGCCCGCGACGGTCTCGTCGACGTCGTCGGGGCCGAGTTCGGTGGAAATGCCGAGGTAGGTGTTCATCGACCGTTCGCCGTCGGGTGAGACGAAGATCATCGAGCGGGACGTGGGCAATTCGCCGTCGCTTGCGGGCGCGTTGACGAAATCGACGCCGACATCTGCCATCTCGCGGGCGTAATCATGGCCCAGCGCGTCGTCCGAGACCCGTCCGATGAAAGCGGTGCCGAGGCCCAGCGCGCCCAGCCCGGCGATGGTGTTGGCGACCGAGCCGCCGGCCATCTGGGTGCGGTTCTGCATGTTGTCGTAAAGATGTTCGGCCCGATCCTGTTCGATCAGTTGCATGATGCCTTTTTCGATGCCCATGCGGGACAGGAACCCGTCATCCGTTTGCGAGATCACGTCGACGACGGCGTTGCCGATCCCCACTGCTTGGTATTTGGTCAAAGTCTTTTTTCCTCGAATTGGCACAGGTCACGGATGATACAGGTCTGGCACATCGGGGCGCGGGCCTTGCAATGGTAGCGTCCGTGCAGAA is part of the Roseovarius sp. THAF9 genome and encodes:
- a CDS encoding adenosine kinase: MTKYQAVGIGNAVVDVISQTDDGFLSRMGIEKGIMQLIEQDRAEHLYDNMQNRTQMAGGSVANTIAGLGALGLGTAFIGRVSDDALGHDYAREMADVGVDFVNAPASDGELPTSRSMIFVSPDGERSMNTYLGISTELGPDDVDETVAGGAGLLFLEGYLFDKDKGKAAFLAAARACREAGGMAGITLSDPFCVDRHRADFRKLVTELDYVIGNEHEWCALYETEDLGAALEQAAAESGLIVCTRSGHDVVIVRGEETVTAPVEEITPVDTTGAGDQFAAGFLYGLATGASLQVAGRMGCIAAAEVITHYGARPDTDVRTLFKAEGLI